A region of the Bacteroidia bacterium genome:
CGAACTTCGCGTATCATTTTGATATAGATTACGTCATTGTATTTTGTAAAAGCTACGCCAAAAAGCTGGTGGTTCGTTTCCAATAATTCTTGCATAAATGCAACTTGATTACCCGCTGGCATATAGCATATTGGAGACATCGTCTGAAAATAGGAACGTTTTTCGCTTTCTAAATAGAAAATATCAACCCAAACGGGAGCAGATCCTTTCACTAAATTCCATTGTCCGGGTTTTTCACCTCTACAGCCCGCAGGATCAATGCCTAAGTTAGTAATAAATTTTTCTACGATGTCGTAGTACACTTGTAAGTCTTCCATAAAAATTTCAAAAAATACGTGGCAATTTATAAAAAAAGTTAGTACAGACAAAAAATCCGTAAAAAAACTTGTCGGTTTAAATGATTTGCGGGGTATAAACTTTTTCTTTTAGAAAGCTATTGCGCCTCCCGCTTTAAAGTCAAAAGGACGTTCTTGGTAGCCATACCAACGATAGTATTTGGTATTGAGTAAGTTATTTGCTGCTATAAACACCGAAAAACGTTTAGAGAAGCGGTAATCTATATGTGTGAATAAATCTAAAAAGCCATTTTCGGTTATTAATTTTTGCGTACTCTGGTCGTAGGCCATAGCTCTACTGCCTACAAATGCTCCTCCAATAGTTGCGGTTAGTTTGTCAGCAAAGCGATAGGATCCGCTAAATTGCATCCGAAGAGCCGGTAAATGAAAGGCGGCTTGTAAGTTACTGGTTTTTAGGTTGTAATAACTAACTTTGGCATTAACGCGAGTTTTTAGTTGTGAATCATAGTTAAATTCTGCTGTGAATCCAGTTTGCTTAAAGTTTTTCTCATAGATAGGAATAAGGTATCCTAAATTTGGCATCCACGTTGATGAATCTACACTTTTAGGAGTAGCAAAAATAACAGCTTGTTCTACGTTTCGGGTATGGAAAGCTACGTCATAGCTAATTCCCTGTCCGGTACTCCCGCGTA
Encoded here:
- a CDS encoding YbjN domain-containing protein; amino-acid sequence: MEDLQVYYDIVEKFITNLGIDPAGCRGEKPGQWNLVKGSAPVWVDIFYLESEKRSYFQTMSPICYMPAGNQVAFMQELLETNHQLFGVAFTKYNDVIYIKMIREVRGLDYDEAADMIFRIGNYADHYDDQLVQKYGAKRTS